Proteins from one Loktanella sp. M215 genomic window:
- a CDS encoding acyl carrier protein, whose product MSEVEDRVRKIVVEHLGVEEDKVVESASFIDDLGADSLDTVELVMAFEEEFGIEIPDDAAETIQTFGDAVKFIKGAL is encoded by the coding sequence ATGAGCGAAGTCGAAGATCGCGTACGCAAGATCGTTGTGGAGCATCTTGGTGTGGAAGAGGACAAAGTCGTCGAAAGCGCGTCGTTCATCGACGACCTCGGCGCTGACAGCCTTGACACCGTGGAACTGGTCATGGCCTTCGAGGAAGAGTTCGGGATCGAGATCCCCGACGATGCCGCCGAAACCATCCAGACCTTCGGCGACGCCGTGAAGTTCATCAAGGGCGCGCTGTAA
- a CDS encoding GFA family protein — MTQPPIMTAACHCTGCQKITGSAYSLTAMVPTPGLDVTRETVRGGLKGDMLDHRFCPDCLTWMFTRISGMDDVVNVRPTLFDDTTWFSPFIETMFVEKRPWATTPAHHRFDGVPSPSDHPALMAAYAAT; from the coding sequence ATGACCCAGCCCCCGATCATGACGGCCGCCTGCCACTGCACCGGCTGCCAAAAGATCACCGGCAGCGCCTATTCACTGACCGCGATGGTGCCGACCCCCGGCCTTGACGTGACCAGAGAGACGGTGCGCGGCGGCCTCAAGGGCGACATGCTGGACCACCGCTTTTGCCCCGACTGCCTGACGTGGATGTTCACGCGGATCAGCGGCATGGACGATGTCGTCAATGTCCGCCCGACCCTGTTCGATGACACGACATGGTTCTCACCCTTCATCGAAACGATGTTCGTCGAAAAACGTCCTTGGGCCACTACCCCGGCACACCATAGATTCGACGGCGTCCCATCTCCGTCCGACCATCCCGCGCTGATGGCCGCCTACGCCGCCACCTGA